In the genome of Paenibacillus sp. GP183, the window GCTTCTGCATAAATTTTGGAACCCTGTCATCGACATTCCGCAAATTGAAAAAGCGCTGCAGCAGGAGGGGCTCGAGGTGGCATGTGTGGGGGCCAGCAATAATTTTGCTCTGCCTAACACGGCCGACCGTGATACTCAACTGCAGCAAGTTATAGACTCCATAAATATTGCCGATTTATATGGTGCAAAAGTTGTCCGTGTTTTTTCCGGCAGCTTGCAGGAGGGTGTTTCCTTTGAGCAAGGGCAGCGCTGGATTATCGAAGGACTGAAAGCTGCAGCCGAGTATGCTGGAAAAAAAGACATCACGCTGTGCTTGGAGAACCATGGTTTATTCGCAGGCAAAGCAGGTCAGGTGCAAAAGATCATCAGGGAAGTAAACTCTCCGGCGCTTCGCAGCACGTTTGATACGGGAAATTTTATACTGGTCGACGAAAATCCGAACGACGCATTGGAACAGTTAAATACGATGATTGCCCACGTGCACTGCAAAGATTTCATCAAGGTGGAGGAAATCTTCCAAGGAGAGACTTATGTTTCTTTATCCGGAGTCCGGTATGCCGGCACAGTAATTGGTGAAGGCAGTGTACCCCTGGACTCCCTTTTGGCCCGCCTACATGAGTTAGGTTACGATGGATGGTTAACTGTAGAATTTGAAGGGAATGAAGAACAGAAGTCGGGCTCGATCCGATCAGTCGCCAATTTAACCAGCATGCTGGAGAAGCTTTGATCTCTCTTGGATCATTCATAGGAATTGAAAAAAGGCTTGCCATCCGTTAAACAACGGGGCAAGCCTTTTGCAAAATTCCTTTTAGTCGCGAATTTCAGCGATAATTTCGATTTCAACCGGCGTATGAAAGGGCAGGTCACTCGTGCCGATAGCCGATCGGGCATGCTTGCCATTCTCGCCGAAAACAGAAACAAGCAGGTCGGATGCGCCGTTCATCACGTAAGGCTGATCGGCGAAGCCGGGAGCGCTGTTGACGAAGCCGAGAATTTTAACGATCTTTACCACCCTGTCTAAATCGCCGAGATAGCCTTTCATCACGGCCAAACAGTTGATGATGGTTTGACGTGCAGCTTCTTGGCCTTGTTCAATCGTAAGCTCGTTTCCAAGCTTGCCTTCATACATCAAGGTTCCATTAATGCGGCAATCTTGTCCCGATAAGTAAATCAGGTTTCCTGTACGATTGCAGGGAATGTAAGTGAAACGAGGCTCCGGTGAAGGAGGAAGTGTGATACCTAGCTCATTTAAACGTTGTTCGATTAGTGCCATTGCTCGGCACCTCCATATTCATGTATTTGGTTGATTAATGCTGGCATTGGTGCTGGGCCCGAATGAGGCCGCCTTCCCGAGCATGAGTATGCTGTCCGTGCAGAAGTGTGGGCTTGCCCTTCACGAACACGTGTGAAATGCCTTCGGGATATTGTCTTGGCTGTTCAAAGGTAGCGAGATCTTGAATCGTGTCCGGATCAAAGACGGCCAAATCGGCTGCATATCCGGGTACGATTAGACCGCGTTTGCCCAGCTTGAATCTTTGTACCGGGAACGAGGTAATTTTGCGGACGGCTTGCTCCAAAGACAGCAGACGATCCTCCCTTACATATTTGGCAAATACGCGGGGGAATGTTCCGTAGAGCCTCGGGTGAGGCTTCCCGGTTTCGCAGGTTAAACTGTCAGATGCGATCAAAGATTTCTCATAACCGATGACTTGCTTAACATCCTCATCGGACATATGAAAATAGACGATGGTGATGCGGCCTTCTTCTTCATTCAGCAGGTCCAGCACACAATCTACAGGATGCTGACCTCTGGCCTCACTGATCTCGGCTATATGCTTTCCTTCCAGGCTCCGGTTAGCCTCGGTGTGAACGGTTGAGATGAAGACGCTCTGCCATCCTGTGGAGCTGACGAGATTGTCCCAATCCGGCTGCTCTCGGCTCAGTTCTTCACGAATCCGGGGACGGAGACTCTTGTCACCCGTCACTTCAAGCAAGCTGTCTATTCCTCCTTCCAGCATCCATGGGGGGAGAACGGTTGTTAAGCTTGTCGAACCGGCATTGTAAGGATATACGTCGCAAGTCACATCCATGCCGCGAGCTCTTGCATCCTCAACCAATTCCAGAGCTTCGAGCACCTTGCCCCAATTGCTCTTGCCTGCTGCCTTCAAATGGCTGATATGGAGGGAGACGCCAGCTTTCTCCGCAATCCAGATCACCTCTTTGATGGAGGGCAGCAGGTTGTTGCCTTCTCCGCGGATGTGCGTTGAGAAAAGTCCGTTATACTTGGGCAGTACCGAACAGAGCTCAGCAATTTCCTCTTTTGTCGTGTAACTGCCCGGAGCGTAAAGAAGTCCGATGGAGAAGCCGATTGCGCCTGCTTTAAGGCCTTCCTCCAGCATTTGCTTCATAAGCTGCAATTCGGCTGAGGTGGCTGGCCGCTTAGCAAATCCCATAACGGCAATACGCAAGGCGCCATGTGCCACATAAGTGGCGATATGCTCAGAGATCTGAGAAGCGGCAACGGTTTCCATATACTGCCCAACGGTTTCCCAGGGCCAATCCCATGAAGTTTTGCCAATCACAGGCTGGATGTAGCTTTTCAACAGCTCAGCATTGCTTTTTACGAAAGGTGCAGGGGCTAAGCCGCAGTTGCCGACAACCTCTGTGGTCACTCCTTGCTGGATTTTAATTTCACTGAAGGGATGAT includes:
- a CDS encoding sugar phosphate isomerase/epimerase family protein: MKPAFKTSLSVWSCHKYFFDKVWTNADFIHFAGQQTLVDGVELLHKFWNPVIDIPQIEKALQQEGLEVACVGASNNFALPNTADRDTQLQQVIDSINIADLYGAKVVRVFSGSLQEGVSFEQGQRWIIEGLKAAAEYAGKKDITLCLENHGLFAGKAGQVQKIIREVNSPALRSTFDTGNFILVDENPNDALEQLNTMIAHVHCKDFIKVEEIFQGETYVSLSGVRYAGTVIGEGSVPLDSLLARLHELGYDGWLTVEFEGNEEQKSGSIRSVANLTSMLEKL
- a CDS encoding RidA family protein — translated: MALIEQRLNELGITLPPSPEPRFTYIPCNRTGNLIYLSGQDCRINGTLMYEGKLGNELTIEQGQEAARQTIINCLAVMKGYLGDLDRVVKIVKILGFVNSAPGFADQPYVMNGASDLLVSVFGENGKHARSAIGTSDLPFHTPVEIEIIAEIRD
- a CDS encoding D-aminoacylase, which codes for MLDLILTNGRIVDGTGNPWFLGDVGVKDGQIVAVGSLSEQEAGKVIDVHRQVISPGFIDGHCHSDLMILDHPFSEIKIQQGVTTEVVGNCGLAPAPFVKSNAELLKSYIQPVIGKTSWDWPWETVGQYMETVAASQISEHIATYVAHGALRIAVMGFAKRPATSAELQLMKQMLEEGLKAGAIGFSIGLLYAPGSYTTKEEIAELCSVLPKYNGLFSTHIRGEGNNLLPSIKEVIWIAEKAGVSLHISHLKAAGKSNWGKVLEALELVEDARARGMDVTCDVYPYNAGSTSLTTVLPPWMLEGGIDSLLEVTGDKSLRPRIREELSREQPDWDNLVSSTGWQSVFISTVHTEANRSLEGKHIAEISEARGQHPVDCVLDLLNEEEGRITIVYFHMSDEDVKQVIGYEKSLIASDSLTCETGKPHPRLYGTFPRVFAKYVREDRLLSLEQAVRKITSFPVQRFKLGKRGLIVPGYAADLAVFDPDTIQDLATFEQPRQYPEGISHVFVKGKPTLLHGQHTHAREGGLIRAQHQCQH